Proteins encoded together in one Acidobacteriota bacterium window:
- the nrfD gene encoding NrfD/PsrC family molybdoenzyme membrane anchor subunit: MAIKTKTALLEESPVILPGHDFETVTETVAEIPLSKRFPLGWIGLLLVGLSLAGALHMALGYLVLKGIGIWGNNVPVGWAFDIINFVWWIGIGHAGTLISAILLLFKQQWRMSISRFAEAMTIFAVACAAIFPVFHTGRPWLAAYWLFPYPNAMGLWPQFKSPLIWDVFAVSTYATVSIVFWYIGMIPDMATLRDRAVSKVKATIYGMLSLGWRGSARHWHRYEVATLILAGLSTPLVLSVHTVVSFDFAVSVIPGWHATIFPPYFVAGAIYAGFAMVLTLAIPVRRFYGMESLITMRHIDNMAKITLATGLMVSYGYAMEAFFAWYSGSPHERFMMWNRMFGPYGWSYWTLIAINMVMIQLLWSPRVRQNTTVLFVMSLLIGVGMWLERFVIIVTSLNRDFIPASWGMYYPTQWDFITFFGTIGLFLTLFLLFLRFVPMISIFEVKMLLPQSKVKGDHAH; the protein is encoded by the coding sequence ATGGCGATCAAGACCAAGACCGCGTTGCTCGAAGAGTCGCCGGTCATTCTCCCGGGGCACGACTTCGAGACGGTCACCGAGACCGTCGCGGAAATCCCGCTGTCGAAGCGCTTCCCGCTCGGCTGGATTGGCCTGCTGCTCGTCGGCCTCAGCCTCGCCGGCGCGCTGCACATGGCGCTCGGCTACCTGGTCCTCAAGGGGATCGGCATCTGGGGTAACAACGTCCCGGTCGGCTGGGCGTTCGACATCATCAACTTCGTCTGGTGGATCGGCATCGGCCACGCCGGCACGCTGATCTCGGCGATTCTGCTGCTGTTCAAGCAGCAGTGGCGCATGTCGATCAGCCGCTTTGCCGAAGCCATGACCATCTTCGCGGTGGCCTGCGCGGCGATCTTCCCGGTGTTCCACACCGGCCGTCCGTGGCTCGCCGCCTACTGGCTGTTCCCGTACCCGAACGCGATGGGCCTGTGGCCGCAGTTCAAGAGTCCGCTGATCTGGGACGTGTTCGCAGTCTCGACCTACGCCACCGTCTCGATCGTGTTCTGGTATATCGGCATGATTCCCGACATGGCGACGCTGCGCGACCGCGCCGTGTCGAAGGTCAAGGCGACCATTTACGGCATGCTGTCGCTCGGCTGGCGCGGGTCCGCGCGCCACTGGCATCGCTACGAAGTGGCGACGCTGATTCTCGCCGGTCTGTCGACGCCGCTGGTGCTGTCGGTGCACACGGTCGTGAGCTTCGACTTCGCGGTCTCGGTGATTCCCGGCTGGCACGCCACCATCTTCCCGCCGTACTTCGTCGCCGGCGCCATCTACGCCGGCTTCGCGATGGTGTTGACGCTGGCCATTCCGGTGCGCCGGTTCTACGGCATGGAAAGCCTGATCACCATGCGCCACATCGACAACATGGCCAAGATCACGCTGGCGACCGGCCTGATGGTCAGCTATGGCTACGCGATGGAAGCGTTTTTCGCGTGGTACAGCGGCAGCCCGCACGAGCGGTTCATGATGTGGAACCGCATGTTCGGCCCCTACGGGTGGTCGTACTGGACGCTGATCGCGATCAACATGGTGATGATCCAGTTGCTGTGGTCCCCGCGAGTGCGCCAGAACACCACCGTGCTGTTCGTGATGTCCTTGCTGATCGGCGTCGGTATGTGGCTGGAGCGGTTCGTCATCATCGTGACCTCGCTCAACCGCGACTTCATCCCCGCCTCGTGGGGCATGTATTACCCGACGCAGTGGGACTTCATCACGTTCTTCGGAACGATTGGCCTGTTCCTGACGCTGTTCCTGCTGTTCCTGCGGTTCGTGCCGATGATTTCAATCTTCGAAGTCAAGATGCTGCTGCCGCAGTCGAAGGTGAAGGGCGACCATGCACACTAA
- a CDS encoding TAT-variant-translocated molybdopterin oxidoreductase: MSAPIDLQAVRARLEQKGGPQVWRSLEAVAETPEFKDYLHREFPTNASEWLDPVGRRSFMKLMSASMALAGVTACTVQPTELIVPYVRQPEETIPGKPLFFATAMSLGGVATGLLVESHEGRPTKIEGNPDHPASQGATDLFAQGSVLTLYDPDRSQTITQLGEIRPWSAVIGAVRGGLSAQSATKGAGLRILTETVNSPSLAAQIQQVLQQQPNAKWIQWEPMPRDNARAGARTAFGEYLEPVYDLSKADVILSLDADFLASEGAGNLRYARQFAGRRRVEESADNLNRLYVVESNHTVTGGRADNRLPLKSSQVEAFARAVAQQAGVAGVTGTAPAGSEAFVDAVAKDLAAHRGRAVVMAGDSQPPAVHAIAHALNAAIGAAGETVSYLPTPEAVPTEQHAALRELVTDIEAGRVQMLVIIGESNPVMSAPADFKFAEAMSKVALRIHSGLFFDETATLSQWHVPAAHYLEAWGDARSFDGTVSIVQPLIQPLYGGKSANEVIATLSDRPERAGYDVVREFWAGEAGRAGQAGGVIPAATAPALPAPPAPPAQPAATFELSWRKWLHDGFIAGTAFTPSAAVVAPDVASRITAGAAVGGIEINFRRDETIYDGRFANNGWLQELPKPVTKLTWDNAALMAPSTAEANQLHTGDLITITHDGRTLDVPVWITPGHATDAITVSVGYGRTAAGRVGNLAGFNTYLLRGSASPWFGEATIAKTGDTYDLVGTQDHWSIEGRNIIRSATLEEFKAKPTFVKEMEHLKLDKRISLYADKEYKGDQWGMAIDMNACTGCSACIIACVAENNIPVVGKAQVKRNREMHWLRIDRYFSGNLDTPDTYYQPMPCQQCENAPCEVVCPVSATVHSDEGLNDMVYNRCVGTRYCSNNCPWKVRRFNFLLYQDFTTPQFKMQRNPDVTVRSRGIMEKCTYCVQRINAARIQSKREDRAIRDGEVVTACQAVCPTSAIVFGNINDPNSQVARLKSSPRNYTTLDDLNTRPRTTYLAAVRNPNPALPSNPMVGGHHAGTEDGGGH; encoded by the coding sequence ATGAGCGCACCGATTGACCTCCAGGCCGTGCGGGCCCGACTCGAGCAGAAGGGCGGACCGCAGGTCTGGCGCAGCCTTGAAGCGGTCGCCGAAACGCCCGAGTTCAAGGACTACCTGCACCGCGAGTTCCCGACCAACGCGTCGGAATGGCTCGATCCGGTTGGCCGCCGCTCGTTCATGAAGCTGATGAGCGCGTCGATGGCGCTCGCCGGCGTCACCGCCTGCACCGTGCAGCCGACCGAGCTGATCGTCCCGTACGTGCGCCAGCCGGAGGAAACCATCCCCGGCAAGCCGCTGTTCTTTGCCACCGCCATGTCGCTTGGCGGCGTCGCCACGGGCCTGTTGGTCGAAAGCCACGAGGGCCGCCCGACCAAGATCGAGGGCAACCCCGACCATCCCGCCAGCCAGGGCGCCACGGACCTGTTCGCGCAGGGTTCGGTGCTCACGCTGTACGATCCGGACCGTTCGCAGACCATCACGCAGCTCGGTGAAATCCGCCCGTGGAGCGCGGTCATTGGCGCGGTGCGCGGCGGCTTGTCGGCGCAGTCGGCCACCAAGGGCGCCGGCCTCCGCATCCTCACCGAAACGGTGAACTCGCCGTCGCTGGCGGCGCAGATTCAGCAGGTGCTGCAGCAGCAGCCCAACGCCAAGTGGATCCAGTGGGAGCCGATGCCGCGCGACAACGCCCGCGCCGGCGCCCGCACCGCATTTGGTGAATATCTCGAGCCGGTCTACGACCTGTCGAAGGCCGATGTCATCTTGTCGCTCGACGCCGACTTCCTGGCGTCGGAAGGCGCCGGCAACCTGCGCTACGCGCGCCAGTTCGCCGGCCGCCGCCGCGTTGAAGAGAGCGCCGACAACCTCAACCGCCTCTACGTCGTCGAGTCCAACCACACGGTGACGGGCGGGCGCGCCGACAACCGCCTGCCGCTCAAGTCGAGCCAGGTCGAGGCGTTTGCGCGCGCGGTCGCGCAGCAGGCCGGCGTGGCCGGCGTGACCGGCACGGCGCCTGCCGGCAGCGAAGCGTTTGTCGATGCGGTGGCCAAGGACCTGGCGGCGCATCGTGGCCGCGCGGTGGTGATGGCCGGCGATTCGCAGCCGCCCGCCGTGCACGCGATTGCCCACGCGCTCAATGCCGCCATTGGCGCGGCCGGTGAGACGGTGTCGTACCTGCCGACCCCTGAAGCCGTGCCGACCGAGCAGCATGCGGCGCTGCGCGAGCTCGTGACCGACATCGAGGCCGGCCGGGTGCAGATGCTGGTGATCATCGGCGAGTCGAACCCGGTGATGAGCGCGCCGGCCGACTTCAAGTTCGCCGAGGCGATGAGCAAGGTCGCCCTGCGCATCCACTCGGGCCTGTTCTTCGACGAGACGGCCACGCTCAGCCAGTGGCACGTGCCCGCGGCGCACTACCTCGAGGCGTGGGGTGATGCGCGCAGCTTTGATGGCACCGTGTCGATCGTGCAGCCGCTGATCCAGCCGCTGTACGGCGGCAAGTCGGCGAACGAAGTGATCGCGACGCTGTCGGACCGCCCCGAACGCGCCGGCTACGACGTCGTTCGCGAATTCTGGGCGGGTGAGGCTGGTAGGGCGGGTCAGGCGGGTGGGGTAATACCAGCCGCGACCGCACCCGCCCTACCCGCCCCACCCGCCCCACCGGCCCAACCCGCCGCCACTTTCGAACTGTCCTGGAGAAAGTGGCTCCATGATGGCTTCATTGCCGGCACGGCGTTCACGCCGTCGGCCGCGGTGGTCGCGCCCGATGTGGCCAGCCGCATCACCGCGGGTGCCGCCGTTGGCGGGATCGAGATCAACTTCCGCCGCGACGAGACGATCTACGACGGCCGCTTTGCCAACAACGGCTGGCTGCAGGAACTGCCTAAGCCCGTGACCAAGCTCACGTGGGACAACGCCGCGTTGATGGCGCCGTCAACGGCCGAAGCCAACCAGCTGCACACCGGCGACCTCATCACCATCACGCACGACGGCCGGACGCTGGACGTGCCGGTGTGGATCACGCCGGGTCACGCCACGGACGCCATCACGGTGTCGGTCGGCTACGGCCGCACCGCCGCCGGCCGCGTCGGCAACCTGGCGGGGTTCAATACCTACCTGCTGCGCGGTTCGGCCTCGCCGTGGTTCGGCGAGGCGACGATCGCCAAGACCGGCGACACCTACGACCTGGTCGGCACGCAGGACCACTGGTCGATCGAAGGCCGCAACATCATCCGTTCGGCCACGCTCGAGGAGTTCAAGGCCAAGCCCACCTTCGTCAAGGAGATGGAGCACCTGAAGCTCGACAAGCGCATCTCGCTCTACGCCGACAAGGAGTACAAGGGCGACCAGTGGGGCATGGCGATCGACATGAACGCCTGCACCGGCTGCTCGGCCTGCATCATCGCGTGCGTTGCCGAGAACAACATCCCGGTGGTCGGCAAGGCGCAGGTCAAGCGCAACCGCGAAATGCACTGGTTGCGCATCGACCGCTATTTCTCGGGCAACCTCGACACCCCCGACACCTATTACCAGCCGATGCCCTGCCAGCAGTGCGAGAACGCGCCCTGCGAGGTGGTGTGCCCGGTGTCGGCGACCGTTCACAGCGACGAAGGCCTGAACGACATGGTCTACAACCGCTGCGTCGGCACCCGCTACTGCTCGAACAACTGCCCGTGGAAGGTGCGCCGGTTCAACTTCCTGCTCTACCAGGATTTCACGACGCCGCAGTTCAAGATGCAGCGCAACCCGGACGTCACCGTCCGCAGCCGCGGCATCATGGAGAAGTGCACCTACTGTGTGCAGCGCATCAACGCCGCGCGCATCCAGTCGAAGCGCGAGGATCGCGCGATTCGCGACGGCGAGGTGGTCACCGCCTGCCAGGCGGTGTGCCCGACCAGCGCGATCGTGTTCGGCAACATCAACGATCCCAACAGCCAGGTGGCCAGGCTGAAGTCGAGCCCGCGCAATTACACCACGCTCGATGACCTCAACACGCGGCCGCGCACGACGTATCTCGCGGCGGTGCGTAACCCGAACCCGGCACTCCCCTCGAACCCGATGGTCGGCGGCCACCATGCCGGCACCGAGGATGGGGGCGGACACTAA
- a CDS encoding DUF3341 domain-containing protein: MHTNEPTNRLHGVMAEFESAQAVVDAARKTMAQGFTRVEAYSPVPIEELNDIIHRKRTKLAQIVLVAGLTGMATGFALQYWASVIEYPMNIGGRPQASWITFIIPSYELTILFAALSAAIGMIVLNGLPQPYHPVFNVERFAMCSSDKFFLVVESADPKFDQQGTAEFLRSTGAKGVYDVDE; the protein is encoded by the coding sequence ATGCACACTAACGAGCCGACCAACCGCCTGCATGGCGTGATGGCGGAATTCGAGTCCGCCCAGGCCGTGGTCGATGCCGCGCGCAAGACCATGGCGCAGGGGTTCACCAGGGTCGAGGCCTACTCGCCGGTCCCGATCGAGGAACTGAACGATATCATCCACCGCAAGCGGACCAAGCTGGCGCAGATCGTCCTGGTCGCCGGCCTCACCGGCATGGCCACCGGCTTCGCGCTGCAGTACTGGGCGTCGGTGATCGAATATCCGATGAACATCGGCGGGCGCCCGCAGGCCAGCTGGATCACCTTCATCATCCCGTCGTACGAACTGACGATCCTGTTCGCCGCCCTGTCGGCGGCGATCGGCATGATCGTCCTGAACGGGTTGCCCCAGCCGTATCACCCGGTGTTCAACGTCGAGCGCTTCGCGATGTGCAGCTCCGACAAGTTTTTCCTGGTCGTGGAGTCGGCCGATCCGAAGTTCGACCAGCAGGGGACGGCGGAGTTCCTGCGCAGCACCGGCGCGAAGGGAGTCTACGACGTTGACGAATAA
- a CDS encoding NUDIX hydrolase, with product MTQIVEARPAATVIVLREGDPFEFLLLRRNDKVAFMAGSYVFPGGRVDPGDHPAPGSAMPPHAFSDLTDAEEAAYRQAAVREVMEEANVTIAPADLAPLAHWVTPEIEIRRYDTRFFLARLPDGQDPRHDDGEMTALEWMSPKAAITRFERRELLLPPPTWTTIRQLEKCSSIDEVFVWARQRTVVRIMPGFVKTESVTMLTLPGDPLFPSIPGWEVPEETRFVLEGGARWQPLKP from the coding sequence ATGACCCAGATCGTCGAGGCGCGACCCGCCGCCACCGTGATCGTCCTGCGGGAGGGCGACCCGTTCGAGTTCCTGCTGTTGCGCCGCAACGACAAGGTGGCCTTCATGGCCGGCTCCTACGTGTTTCCCGGCGGCCGCGTGGATCCGGGCGACCATCCGGCGCCGGGTTCGGCGATGCCGCCGCACGCGTTCAGCGACCTCACCGATGCCGAAGAAGCCGCCTACCGCCAGGCCGCCGTCCGCGAAGTGATGGAAGAAGCCAACGTCACGATCGCGCCCGCTGACCTGGCGCCGCTGGCGCACTGGGTCACCCCGGAGATCGAGATCCGCCGTTACGACACCCGCTTCTTCCTGGCGCGCCTGCCCGACGGGCAGGACCCCCGCCATGACGATGGCGAGATGACGGCCCTGGAGTGGATGTCGCCGAAGGCCGCGATCACCAGATTCGAGCGGCGCGAGCTGCTGTTGCCGCCACCAACCTGGACGACCATCCGCCAGCTCGAAAAGTGCTCATCGATCGACGAAGTGTTCGTGTGGGCGCGGCAACGAACGGTGGTCCGCATCATGCCGGGCTTCGTCAAGACCGAGAGCGTGACCATGCTCACGCTGCCGGGCGACCCGCTCTTCCCATCGATTCCCGGCTGGGAGGTGCCCGAAGAAACGCGGTTCGTGCTCGAAGGCGGCGCCCGATGGCAACCACTGAAACCCTGA
- a CDS encoding cytochrome c3 family protein: MSQVFPKSANAWSKASVLAIVFVLLSLGWVVLTLQRSDFVTSANQFVEQPVQFSHQHHAGGIGIDCRYCHTSVEVSSSAGIPPTKTCINCHSQIWSDSPYLEPVRASFRDDTPLNWVRVHDLPDFVYFNHSIHVTKGVGCETCHGRVDKMPLMIQKVSLQMEWCLDCHRDPSRFVRPREEITTMGYQPAVAQAELGPRLVKEYKIAGLAHMTSCSVCHR; this comes from the coding sequence ATGTCGCAGGTATTCCCAAAGAGCGCTAACGCCTGGTCCAAGGCCAGCGTGCTCGCCATCGTGTTCGTGCTGCTCAGCCTCGGCTGGGTGGTGCTCACGCTTCAACGTTCTGATTTCGTCACGTCGGCCAATCAGTTCGTCGAGCAACCCGTGCAATTCAGTCACCAGCACCACGCTGGCGGCATCGGCATCGATTGCCGGTACTGCCACACGTCGGTGGAGGTGTCGTCGTCGGCCGGGATCCCGCCGACCAAGACCTGCATCAACTGCCACTCGCAGATCTGGTCGGACAGCCCTTACCTCGAACCGGTACGGGCCAGCTTCCGCGACGACACGCCGCTCAACTGGGTGCGCGTGCATGACCTGCCCGACTTCGTCTACTTCAACCACAGCATCCACGTCACCAAGGGTGTCGGCTGCGAAACCTGCCACGGCCGCGTCGACAAGATGCCGCTGATGATTCAGAAGGTCTCGCTCCAGATGGAGTGGTGTCTCGATTGCCACCGCGACCCGTCCCGCTTCGTGCGGCCGCGCGAAGAGATCACGACGATGGGCTACCAGCCGGCCGTGGCGCAAGCGGAACTGGGCCCGCGCCTGGTCAAGGAATACAAGATTGCCGGCCTCGCACACATGACTAGTTGCTCGGTATGCCACCGATGA
- the coxB gene encoding cytochrome c oxidase subunit II, with protein sequence MTIFGIPIFPEQASTFAKDVDALYFFIFAVSAFFAVVVAIAVIYFGIRYHKTHNGEIGARIEGSLPLELLWSVIPTIIAMVMFGWGATVYYHLRRPPAEAMHIYAVGKQWMWKFQHLEGQREINELHVPAGRPIKITISSEDVLHSLFFPAFRTKMDAIPGRYTELWFEAQTPGEYHIFCTEYCGTNHSGMIGTVKVLEPAQYQAWLQGGAVEGTLAQRGAKLFNDLACSTCHLDTGQGRGPSLKDIVGKMVELQDGSTVLADEAYLRESILNSQAKIVKGFQPLMPTFQGLVSEENLVALIEHVKSLSPNATTAAAPATGAAAATQNPAAAAAEKK encoded by the coding sequence ATGACAATATTCGGCATTCCAATATTCCCAGAGCAGGCTTCGACGTTCGCCAAGGACGTTGACGCGCTGTATTTCTTCATCTTCGCCGTCAGCGCGTTCTTCGCGGTGGTCGTCGCGATAGCGGTGATTTACTTCGGCATCCGCTACCACAAGACCCATAACGGCGAGATTGGCGCGCGCATCGAGGGCAGCCTGCCGCTCGAGCTGCTGTGGAGCGTGATTCCGACCATCATCGCGATGGTGATGTTCGGCTGGGGTGCCACGGTCTACTACCACCTGCGCCGCCCGCCCGCCGAAGCGATGCACATCTACGCCGTCGGCAAGCAGTGGATGTGGAAGTTCCAGCACCTCGAAGGCCAGCGCGAGATCAACGAGCTGCACGTGCCCGCCGGCCGGCCGATCAAGATCACGATCAGCTCCGAGGACGTGCTGCACAGCCTGTTCTTCCCGGCGTTCCGCACCAAGATGGACGCCATCCCCGGCCGCTATACCGAACTCTGGTTCGAGGCGCAGACGCCGGGCGAGTACCACATCTTCTGCACCGAGTACTGCGGCACCAATCACTCCGGCATGATCGGCACGGTCAAGGTGCTGGAACCGGCGCAGTACCAGGCGTGGCTGCAGGGCGGGGCCGTGGAGGGCACGCTGGCGCAGCGCGGCGCCAAGCTGTTCAACGACCTGGCCTGCTCGACCTGCCACCTCGACACCGGCCAGGGCCGCGGGCCCTCGCTGAAGGACATCGTCGGCAAGATGGTCGAGCTGCAGGACGGCTCGACGGTGCTGGCGGACGAGGCCTACCTCCGCGAATCGATCCTGAACTCGCAGGCCAAGATCGTGAAGGGCTTTCAGCCGCTGATGCCGACCTTCCAGGGTCTGGTCAGCGAAGAGAACCTGGTCGCCCTGATCGAACACGTCAAGTCGCTGTCGCCCAATGCGACCACGGCAGCAGCGCCCGCGACGGGCGCCGCCGCCGCCACGCAGAATCCGGCCGCCGCCGCGGC
- a CDS encoding enoyl-CoA hydratase/isomerase family protein, with translation MIERQDRDGIRVLRLAHGKVSAMDIELGEAFTAELKAAADAPVRAVVVTGTGSSFSAGVDLFRVIKDGPAYGERFLPVLDTMLRDTLTFPKPLIAAVNGHAIAGGCILAAACDRRIMAEGTGRMGVPELVVGVPFPALPLQIVAARVTDAVFRDLVFTGRTVLADEAVTLGLVDEKCPAESLLERAIAVASQLASIPAGAFALTKEAFTTLILDRTACLSDLNARVVHAWTQAHTYDTIRAYLERTVGKR, from the coding sequence ATGATCGAACGACAGGATCGGGATGGCATTCGGGTGCTGCGCCTGGCGCATGGCAAGGTCAGCGCCATGGATATCGAGCTGGGCGAGGCCTTTACCGCGGAGCTGAAGGCCGCGGCTGACGCGCCGGTGCGCGCGGTGGTGGTCACGGGCACGGGCTCGTCGTTCTCTGCGGGCGTTGACCTGTTCCGGGTGATCAAGGACGGCCCGGCCTACGGCGAGCGCTTCCTTCCGGTGCTCGACACGATGCTGCGCGACACGCTGACCTTCCCGAAGCCGCTGATTGCGGCGGTCAATGGCCACGCTATTGCCGGCGGCTGCATCCTGGCCGCCGCCTGCGATCGCCGCATCATGGCCGAGGGCACCGGGCGCATGGGCGTGCCGGAGTTGGTGGTGGGCGTGCCGTTTCCGGCGCTGCCGCTGCAAATTGTCGCGGCGCGGGTGACCGATGCGGTGTTCCGCGACCTGGTCTTCACGGGACGCACGGTGCTGGCGGACGAGGCCGTCACGCTCGGCCTCGTCGACGAGAAGTGCCCGGCCGAGTCGTTGCTTGAACGGGCCATTGCCGTGGCCAGCCAGCTCGCGAGCATCCCGGCCGGCGCGTTCGCGCTCACCAAGGAAGCCTTCACCACGCTCATCCTCGACCGCACGGCGTGCCTGTCAGATCTCAACGCGCGCGTCGTCCATGCCTGGACGCAAGCGCACACCTACGACACGATTCGCGCCTATCTCGAACGAACGGTTGGCAAAAGGTAG
- a CDS encoding cytochrome c encodes MTNKFTCAFLAAASLLVAGCRQDMHDNPRYEAYEASPMYPDGRASRSAPLGTVARGWLRDDEALYTGKVAGQMVEQFPFAIAHADLARGQQRYNIYCTPCHGKLGDGNGMVVQRGLRQAASYHQDRLRQEKTGYFYDVITNGFGAMQGYAEQIPVRDRWLIVAYVRALQLSQHASVDDVPADRRADLDAPPASTERH; translated from the coding sequence TTGACGAATAAGTTCACCTGCGCATTCCTGGCCGCCGCCTCGCTGTTGGTCGCGGGCTGCCGCCAGGACATGCACGATAATCCGCGCTACGAGGCCTACGAGGCCAGCCCGATGTACCCCGACGGCCGCGCCTCGCGCTCGGCGCCGCTCGGCACGGTCGCGCGCGGCTGGCTGCGCGATGACGAAGCGCTCTACACCGGCAAGGTGGCGGGGCAGATGGTCGAGCAGTTTCCGTTCGCGATTGCGCACGCCGACCTGGCCCGCGGCCAGCAGCGCTACAACATCTACTGCACGCCCTGCCACGGCAAGCTCGGTGACGGCAACGGCATGGTGGTGCAGCGCGGCCTGCGCCAGGCGGCCTCGTACCACCAGGATCGCCTGCGCCAGGAAAAGACCGGCTACTTCTACGACGTGATTACCAACGGCTTCGGCGCCATGCAGGGATACGCGGAGCAGATCCCCGTCCGCGACCGCTGGCTGATTGTCGCCTACGTCCGCGCCCTGCAACTCAGCCAGCACGCGTCGGTCGACGACGTGCCCGCCGACCGGCGCGCCGATCTCGACGCGCCACCGGCATCCACGGAGAGACATTAA
- a CDS encoding SCO family protein translates to MIWRGELRTAVMAMSAVALMTAVVSAQGAAPGVRPAQSLPSGQVPGVLGQVAFEQRLNEQLPLELPFTDETGATVKLGDYFGKKPVVLAFVYYECPMLCTQVLNGLESALRVINETVGKEFDVVTVSFDPRETPVLAAAKKAAYLDRYKRPEAAQGWHFLTGSQASVDALTKAAGFSYVWDEQSQQFAHASGIIVATPEGRMSRYFLGIDYSPRDVKFALIESSAGKIGSLADQLLLYCYHYDPNAGSYGFVAMRAVRIGGAATLVALFGFMFVSIRRDHRATGH, encoded by the coding sequence ATGATTTGGCGGGGTGAGCTGCGAACGGCGGTGATGGCGATGAGCGCGGTCGCGCTCATGACGGCGGTCGTGTCGGCACAGGGCGCGGCGCCGGGGGTTCGGCCCGCGCAGTCGCTGCCGTCGGGCCAGGTGCCGGGCGTGCTCGGCCAGGTGGCGTTCGAGCAGCGCCTCAACGAGCAGCTGCCGCTCGAGTTGCCGTTCACCGACGAAACCGGCGCGACGGTGAAGCTCGGCGACTACTTCGGCAAGAAGCCGGTGGTGCTGGCGTTCGTCTATTACGAGTGCCCGATGCTGTGCACGCAGGTGCTGAACGGCCTCGAAAGCGCGCTGCGGGTGATCAACGAAACCGTCGGCAAGGAATTCGACGTGGTGACCGTCAGCTTCGACCCGCGCGAGACGCCGGTGCTGGCGGCGGCCAAGAAGGCGGCGTACCTGGATCGCTACAAGCGGCCCGAGGCGGCGCAGGGCTGGCATTTCCTGACCGGCAGCCAGGCGTCGGTCGACGCGCTGACCAAGGCGGCCGGCTTCAGCTACGTGTGGGACGAGCAGTCGCAGCAGTTCGCGCACGCCAGCGGCATCATCGTGGCCACGCCCGAGGGCCGGATGTCGCGGTATTTCCTCGGCATCGACTACTCGCCGCGCGACGTCAAGTTCGCGCTGATCGAGTCGTCGGCCGGCAAGATCGGATCGCTGGCAGACCAGCTGTTGCTGTACTGCTACCACTACGATCCGAACGCGGGGAGCTACGGCTTCGTGGCCATGAGGGCCGTGCGGATTGGTGGCGCCGCCACGCTGGTGGCGCTGTTTGGATTCATGTTCGTGTCGATTCGGCGCGATCATCGCGCGACCGGACACTAG